The DNA sequence CCAGCTCGTATTCTTTATTGAGAGCTATAGCTGCTTTGGGACAGGCTTCCTGGCAGAAACCGCAGAATATGCATCGGGTCAAATCTATCTCAAACCTTATGGGATATTTTTCTCCGTAGGTCCCCTCGGCGGCTTCAATGGCGAGAATTGCTTGCGAAGGGCAGACCGTCTTGCACAAAGTGCAGGCAACACACTTTACCTTCCCGTTTTCATGGAGTTGCAGTTCAGGCCGCCCACGGAAGCGGTCGCTGACTGGCCGTCTTTCTTCTGGGTATTGGATCGTGATCGGCTTGGAAATAAGAGCCTTGAACGTTGTCCCCAACCCTTTAAGCAGTGGAATTATCATATGGCACCTTTAAAAATAGAGCATGGCGACGCCGGTGATAAGTATGTTGACCAGAGCCAGGGGCAACATGACTTTCCAACCTAAATACATCAGTTGATCAAACCGGAAGCGC is a window from the Desulfobacca acetoxidans DSM 11109 genome containing:
- a CDS encoding NuoI/complex I 23 kDa subunit family protein, yielding MIIPLLKGLGTTFKALISKPITIQYPEERRPVSDRFRGRPELQLHENGKVKCVACTLCKTVCPSQAILAIEAAEGTYGEKYPIRFEIDLTRCIFCGFCQEACPKAAIALNKEYELAQYDKSALLYDLEMLKKKS